The Streptomyces capitiformicae genome contains the following window.
CACTCGTACCCTCGAAGATCGTGTAGATCGCGGCATCCCGATGCATCCGCTCCACCGGGTACTCACGCGTGTACCCGTTGCCACCCAGTATCTGAATGGCCTGAGCCGTGACCTTCTTCGCCGTCTCGCTCGCGAACAGCTTCGACTGCGACCCCTCGGCCCCGGTGAACGGCTTCCCGTTGATCGCCATCCACGAGGCCCGCCACACCAGCAACCGCGCCGCGTCCACGGACGTCCGCATGTCCGCGAGCTGGAAGGCGACACCCTGGTTGTCGATGATCGGTCGCCCGAACTGCTCACGTGTCTTGGCGTAATCCAGAGCCACCTCGTACGCGGCGCGGGCGGTGCCCACCGCCATGGCCCCCACGGCCGGGCGGGACGCCTCGAACGTGGCCATCGCCGCGTTCTTCACCCGCTCACCGCCGGAGGCAACCCGCTCCCGGGCCCGCGCCAGCCGCTCGTCGAGCTTCTCCTTGCCGCCGAGAAGGCAGGAACCCGGAACCCGTACGTCCTCGAGTACGACCTCGGCGGTGTGCGAGGCGCGAATCCCGTGCTTCTTGAACTTCTGACCTTGGGACAGACCGGGCGTGTTGGGCGGAACGATGAAGGAGGCGTGGCCCTTGGAGCCGAGCTCGGGGTCGACCACGGCCACCACCACGTGCACGTT
Protein-coding sequences here:
- a CDS encoding acyl-CoA dehydrogenase family protein: MAEFTMELNEEQREVRDWLHGFAADVIRPAAAEWDEREETPWPVIQEAAKVGIYSLDFYAQQYFDPTGLGIPMAMEELFWGDAGIALSIVGTGLAAVGVLANGTEEQIGTWIPQMYGDANDVKVAAFCSSEPDAGSDVASMRTRAVYDEAKDEWVLNGTKTWATNGGIANVHVVVAVVDPELGSKGHASFIVPPNTPGLSQGQKFKKHGIRASHTAEVVLEDVRVPGSCLLGGKEKLDERLARARERVASGGERVKNAAMATFEASRPAVGAMAVGTARAAYEVALDYAKTREQFGRPIIDNQGVAFQLADMRTSVDAARLLVWRASWMAINGKPFTGAEGSQSKLFASETAKKVTAQAIQILGGNGYTREYPVERMHRDAAIYTIFEGTSEVQRLVIARTLSGMPIR